The sequence gggCCTTGAACGGTACTGGTTGCTTTTGACAGATGAGTTGTTGCTGTGGGGGCTGTTTGCTGGGCAgacctccctctgccctctgacAGGGAAGAAATGAACTGTTGAAGAAGACAGTTACCTCAGTGGCTCTTGAAGGTGCAGTTTTTGTGGATATACGTTTGTATTGAGGAAAGGTGAAATTCTTGACACTGATGATTTTTTCAGAATTCATTTTTTGAAAGCCACCGGATCCATTTTAACAGATGCATTCTGTGTTGTATACCAATATCTTATGACAAAGGCAGAGCTCTTCTGCTTGAGTAGTGTTTAGAGCCCTGGCTGCTGCTTCATACCCCTTTTCTGTCCCCTTCTTCATTACTACCTGAGGCACCTTCGTGTGATCtagaaagatttctttttgtttacttcCTAAGTTCTACTCTTCTGAATTGGTCCTTAAAGACAAGAGACACAGCAGCTACTCTGGGGGtggatggaggaaaggagaaagacgGGGAAGGGATTTATGTTTATTAAGTACTTAAAGTGTACTGAGCACTTTATATGAATTTGAGGTAAATCGCATTATTCTTACTACAGTAAGGAgattcaggctcagagagattaaatgactttaCTGAGGTCACAGGGCTCATTCTAGATCTGTTCTAACTCTAAAACATGACCATTTCTTATAACTACTAGTGTGATTACTTGTGCAATAGTTCATATTTGTAAGTCAAAGATCATAGTTAGTTGCATCTGACTTCATCTAATAAAAGACAAAGGCAGGGCAAAGGTTAGGAGCCAGAAcgaaaagaggaaaaatgtagAGCAGAGGGTAAAGGTAAGTACATTACATAAGAAACTACTGTTTAGTTCTAAAAGTTATATTACGTCAATATTTAAACGAAAAAATTATACATACAAATGGCTGCCGGGGCTTACCATGTTTTTGGTAACTGTCTAAAAGCAGTACATTTCCCATGGTGTTTCTCAGGGTCCTAGGATCTTAGTGCAGTGCTTTGTTGTAGAAAGGAGAGTGGGTGACCTGGTGGGCCTCTGGGCCTACATTCTCTCCTTAATCAGAGCTGGTCTGTTTGGGCTGTCATCTGTGCATTCTCATGAATGTGTGTGAATGCATAtgcatgtacacatatataaGTTGGAATCATCTGAAATACTAGTTTTGATGAAAGCATACTCTCAGATTCAAATTATATTTATCGGGACATTGTTGTTCAGTATGGTTGACTCATTATCTCAGTATTCTTTTACATCCTTTTGGAATTTGTGACATTCTTGCCTGTAATTCTGTATGGGATCCAGTGTTAATGACTATTGAGGCCCATGTCTCTAGAATTATTTTCAGGTTATGATTAGAGATGATGAATTTTAGACTTTGTTTATAAGCTACCAGCTTTCATGTGATACACATAGTGGAAGTGACACGTTTTGGTGCAGGTTGACAAGGATGTGTCTTTGGTACATTTGTGTTCACAATACAGACATTATGATAATACTGTGAATCAGATTTAATAATAGTAGTGCGGAGTTTCTGGATAGAGGCTTCTGAGggtttgatttttaataaataattttgtagAAAGGCAGCCTAAGTTCACTACCTAGAGGTGATGTAATTCAACTTGAATTTTATAAGACAACCCCAAAATCAAGCTGACGTTggaggacttttgtttttttactttggGTTGTTGTATATGCACAAATATTTCAACAATATAGGAgatcttaaagaaaagaaaatgactcgCAGGCATACTAGGCTTGCATAACTGTATGAAGAACTCTCCAGTCCTCATTCATATATATGTGCAATATagatctctctccttcccactttCATGGTCTTAGTTCATGCTGTTGTCATTTCTTACTTGGATTAATGTAGTTCTCTGACCAGTCTACCCTTTTCCAGGCTTGCCCCCATTTCAGTTCATCTTCTACACTGAAACCAAGGAGAATGATCTTTcttgaaaaatagtttttagtTAGATTGAAACTTTCAGACATgcaggataaaataaaattcaatagaAACTTAAATACCTATCACCAGGAATAAACAGATGTTAATATTTCACCATATTTGCTTTGTGTTTCTTAGAGAATAAAATAGTTATATATACAGCTAGATCCCCACTCCCATCCTTCCTTAGGTAACTATCTTGAAAGTTGACTTACATCATTCAGTTTTTTGCACTTATGCTGTACTTACATATCCATAAAGAATATCATAAATAATATGTACCATCAttattctaaacttttttttttttttggtgagaaagattgaccctgaggtaacatctttgcccatctccctctattttgtgtatgggtcGCTGCCAGAgaatggcttggtgagtggtgtaggtccgcacttgggatccaaacctgggaacctgggctgctgaagcggagcacgccaaacttaaccactgtgccaatgggctggccccattttctaaacttttaaataGTATACTATATGTGTCTTTTGCAgcattgggttttttttctttctttctttctttttttaaagattggcacctgagtgaacaactgttgccaatctccttttattttttcttctttttctccctaaatccccccagtgtgtagttgtgtatttttttagttgtgggttcttctagttggggcaaatgggacaccacctcaacatggcctgatgagtggtgctgtgtctgcgcccaggatccaaaccggcaaaaccctgggccaccaagtggaatgcacgaacttaaccactcagccccggggctAGCCCCtgcagcattgtttttaaaatttatccatgtttatacatttgttataattgctATATATCTTAAACAACTAAACCTCAGTTTATTCTCCTAGCAATGCAGTTAGATGGTTGCCAGTTCTGTGctgttacaaacagtgctgcagtaGATGTTCTGGTGTCTCCTTGTGTACATATCAAAGTTTCTCTGAGATTGATGAAGTAGACTTGCTGGCTCATAGAATACATACACGTTCACCtttactttgtaatttttattttctccaaagtggttgtaccaattatATTGCCTCTTTACTCTCAAACTTATTGATAATTGTTTTAGTTTGATTTCAGTTTTTACAGTCTGATGGGCATGAAGTgctatcttgttttgttttttttgctgaggaagattagccctgagctgacatcccttgccagtcttcccctttttttggcttaaggaagattagccctgagctaacatctgtgccagtcttcctctattttgtgtgtgggttgctgccacagcatggctgatgagtggtctaggtctgtgcccaggatccaaacccgtgaacccaggccactgaagtggagcgtgctgatcttaaccactaggccaggggcTGCCCAGTATTATcttgtgttttaatttgtatttctcggGTTCCTACTTGTATTGactatattttcatatgttttcacaAATTGGAATTTTTTGTATGAagtgtttgtttcctttcttataatgCAGTTGTAGGGgtctctgtgtgcgtgtgtgtacatatgtgtatgctatgaattttttgttggttttgttatATATACATCTCAGTATGTTGCTAGTCTTTTCGCTTTGTTTATGGAGACTTGTTCAGAAATTTTAGATTGTAATGTAATCATACTTATTGatcttttatgttcttttttcctttcttgtgtaaGAAACCCATAAAGGTctaaaaatattctgtttcttctaaaattttgcaGTTTCTCTACCCATTTACTTAGTATTTTAACCcacctggaattttatttttgtatatggtgtgaagttcaaattttttgtttttttcaaaattgacttTTCTTTACCCTTTGGttttctgtatatgttctttttttgtttttggtggagaggattggccctaaactaacatctgttgctaatcttcctctttttgcttgaggaagattgttgctgagctaacatctgtgccaatcttcctctattttgtatgtggcatgccaccacagcatagcttgatgagtggtggtgtgtaggtccgcacccaggatctgaacccatgaaccccaggctgctgaagcagaccaggcaaacttaacctctatgatGCCAGACCAGCACCtctgtatacattttttaaaattccaaattgcTATGGAAACTGTTGAGCCTAACTAGTCTTCCATTGAAGTTACAGATTTAATTTGGAAAATTGACACTGTACAATATTAAGTCTAGAAAAAGGAGATGATTCTCATATAGCATCTACTTCAAACTTTATGCCTATTGTCTGCCCATGCATTTACTCACAGTTGCCATGAGAAATGATGGCTGGTGCTTCTCTTCATTAAACTTTGCATGAGTGTCCCTCATTGATGGACACTATCCTTGAATCACTTGGGAaaagggattctgggaaatgtagttccagACTTCTGCCCTGTGATGCTGAGGAGACTAAAGAAAGGGGGTATTGGTGATGCAGGTTTTACAATAGACAAGCATATACAAATCTGTTCTTATTTTCCTCCGCCTTTTAGCACACGAGGTGACTTACTTGGTTGTTGTGTACTTTTCCCTCCAAATTGATAGATTTTGGACATCTTTTTCAGTGGGATGTACATTCATAATTTTGCTACCTGTGTCAGTCCCCCTCCACAGAGGCTGtatcaatttatatttccagTTGTAGTCTGCCACTTTCCATTGTTTAGCATCCTGGCCAACTTTGCATCCTGCCGTCTTTATTACAAATGCCTTTTTACCTTTATTTGGCCAACTCCTTATTGTTTAAAGACAGTCATCCTGGCAGAAGTGATATCTGACTacacacgtgaacacacacaCTCAGTTCAGCCTACTCCACTAGATTGGTTAGCTGCACTTTCTCTATGACTATATAATGTGtttcattaattatttataaacattttctttgtgCACCTTGTTAGGCCTGGGCTTTCTTAGTCATCATTGTATGTCTTCCTATCATAaacactttgtgtgtgtgcttgtctCCTTTACTAAACTATAACTCCTTTACAACAATGTTGTGCCATCTTTTGTTGCCAGTATCTAGCACATAGTAACAACTCAATAACTGTTGGAATGAGTAGCATATACATCTAAACAAAAGGTATATGCAGTTTTATAACCTTTTCATTTAGCAAAATACATTGTGCTAGATGCTTTACGACTCCTCATGTATTGTTATTTCATAAAAAATGTTTGTCAAGGTCATGTTATTAAATATGGAGCTCCCATATTTAATGTGAGTTCAAACCCAGCTTCATCTCATTCCAGTGTCACACTTCACCTAGTTGCTACATAATCttcttaattataatttttaatggttGCATCATATTCCATCAAGTTGATGTACATTCTGCCCTTTAGATATTTAagtaatttgaattatttttcaaaggggTAAATTACATTTCCAGTGTTTCAGTCAATATCTTTTTAGTTGATTGTTGTATTATTTCCAGATCCGCACTAGCAAAACACCATAATAAGTAGCTACCtacttcatccttttttttcttcttattgaggtaaaatttacataacataaactTTACTATTTTAAGTGttataaaatgtacaattcactGGCACTAAGTACAttagtgttgtgcaaccatcactactatctcgttcagagcattttcatcaacccaaaaggaaactccatccccattaagcagttactccccatttccccctctcagCTCTTGGCAACGACTagtctgctttctgcctctatggatttgcctattctggatatttcataaaacagaatcatagaatatgtggctttttgtgtctgtcctctttcacttagcataatattttcaaggttcatccatgttgtagcctatatcagtactttattctttattgctatgtaatgttccattgtatggatataccaaatTTTATCTGTTGATCAGTTGATAAACTTTTGgattgtttcttccttccttttgacTGTTGTAAATAGTGCCACTGTGAACGTTCCTTTAcctttttgtttgaacacctgtttttaattcttttgggtatatatcttggagtggaattgctagttCATGTGGTaattctctgtttaacttttgaggaaccaccaaactgttttccacaacagTTAACCCTGTTTTATATAAGCAGTGcttgagggttccaatttctccacatcctcaccaacacttattttccttttttttttctattatagcCATTCTTGTAGGTATGAAATatcatctcattgtagttttgatttgcatttcccaaatgactaatgatgttaagcatcttttcatgtgcttgttggccttATGagtatctttggagaaatgttcatTCAAGCCCTTTGTCCATTGTTTAGTctttttgctcttgagttgtGTAGTGctactttatatattctggatactagactctTATTGGATGTataatttgcagatattttctcattcagtgggttgtcttttcacttttttaatagTGTCCtgtgcacaaaagtttttaattttgataaagtccaatttatcaattttttttattgcttattaTGCTTTCATtgccatatctaagaaaccattgtcaaATCCAAGGTGATGAAGATTCGCCCCTATAGTTTCTTCTAAGAGtattacagttttagctcttacctttaggtctttgatctgttTTAAATATGTCATGAGGTAAggctccagtttcattcttttgcatgtggatatcgaGTTGTCTCAGCAGTAGTTCTTAAAGAACCTATTctttcccattgaatggtcttagTCCCCTTGTCCAAAGTCGAttgaccatagatgtatggtttcatttttcaACTCTCAGttatattccattgatctgtatatctgtccttatgctagtaccacattgttttgattactgtagctttgtaataaggtttgaaatcaggaagtatgagtctTCTATATTCTCGTTTTTCAAGAATGTTTAGACTATTCTGTATCCCTGCGTTTCCATTATGAATATTATGATCAccttttctgtttctgcaaaaaaaaaaaaaccattgtgattttgatggtaattacattgaatctgtagatcacgtTGGGAAGTATttctatcttaacaatattaagtcttccaatccatgatcatATGAGGTCTTcccttttatttgaaatttatttaatttctttcaacactattttgtagttttttgtttataaatcttgcatctccttggttaaatttattccaaagtttttgattctttttgatgctaatgtaaaaggaattgtgttcttaatttcagattgttcattgctagtgtttAGAAAGACAGCTGATTTTGTGAGTTGAACTTTGCTGAATTCGTTCATTagttttgacagttttttttgagattctttacaattttctgtatataagatcatatcatctgctaatagagatagttttactactacttttccagtttggatgccttttattactttttcttgcgTAGTTAATCTGGTTAGAACttcagtacagtgttgaatagaagtggacaaagtgggcatctttgtctttttcctaatCTTAGAAGGAAAGCATTGAGTCTTTCACCATTAcctatgatgttagctatgggttttcGTAAGTGCCCTTTATCATGGCAAGGAAGCTCCCTTCTAGTTTATTGAGtacttttatcatgaaagaatgttggattttgtcaaatgctttttctctgctGCATTGAGATTATCATGGggctttttcccttcattctattAACTTGGCACAttatattgtttgtttgtttttctttctaatgtTTACCAGTCTTGCATTTCTGAGAGAAACCCCACTTAGTCATGGTTTATagtccttttaatatgctgctggatttggtttgctagtattttgttgaggatttttgcatctatattcataatgAATATTGGCCTACAGTTTGTTTTtgcccttgtgatttctttttctatctttgctATCAAGACAGTGCTGGCCTTAAAGAATGTGGATATCCATTGTCCCAGCACTGTGTTGAAGAGAGTATTGCATGTTCCCTCTCCTTCTATTTTGAGAAGAAttgatgttaatttttctttaaatgtttggtaagtTTCACCAGTGAAACCTTCTAGTTCTGGGCTTTTcgttgttgggagatttttgactaCTGTTACAATCTCTGTTAGAGGTCTGTccagcttttctatttctttttgagtttgttttggtagtttgtgtgtttctaggaatttgtccatttcatggAGATTAGGCAATTTGTTGGCGTGCAGTTTTTCATGATCaccttccccctgcccccccagGTTGATAGAAATGtgtccactttcttttttttttttttaaagattttatttttcctttttctccccaaagccccccggtacatagttgtgtatttttagttgtgggtccttctagttgtggcatgagggatgccacctcagcatggcttgatgaatggtgccatgtctgtgcccagtattcaaaccggcaaaaccctgggctgccgaagtggagtgtgcgaacttaaccactcactcggccacggggccagccccccactttcatttttgattttagtaatttggatcttctcttttttctacgTTAGTCTAGCTAacaatttgtctattttgttgctcttttcaaagaactagctcttttttgttttggttattgtacttttcagctccaaaatttctgtttggttcctttttataatgtccatctttttattgatattctttacTTGGTGAGGCATCATTTATGATTACTGCAGTCTTtgtccatggtttcctttagttctttgagcatatgtaaatttaatttaaagtctttgtctagtaagtccagtGTGTGGCCTtactcagggacagtttctgtttcttttttttcctatgaataGGACATACTTTCATGATTCTTTGCAtggctcacattttctttttttttgaaaactggacattttgaatattataatgtgtTAACTGGAAATCTGATTCTTTTCCTTCACCAGAGTTTGTTGCTCTTTTTATGggttattatttgtttctttaatgaCTCTTCTAAGCTATTTTTGTAAAATCTATATTCTTTGTGTGTATGCCCACTAAATTCTCTGTTCTGTTATCTTAGTGGTCAACTATGATTGGCAGAGATTTCCTGGATGGAAAAAGAAACCACACAACAATTCTCCTAGTCTTTGCAAATTGCCTTTGTATTGCAAAGTACTCTAGATTCAGCCAGACTGCTTACAGCTGTGCCTTGCCCTTCACTTCCTGTATTCTCAGAGCTGAAAGGTCAATCAGAAGTGAAATCTCAGGGTCTCCCTCTGTCTTTTCTGAGCATGTATTCATCCCTAGGCATGCATGTGATCGTCTAGATTTCCCAGTAGACGTGGGAGCTTTTCAAAGCCTTTGTTCTCCTAAGTATCTTCTTCCCCAGCTGCTTCTTTCCTATGCTGTTTGGTCTGTCTCTTGCTTCCTCTGTTATATCTTAACTGGAGGTAACTATGGctaaacatttgtttttaaatgcctTTGACAGACACTGCCCAGTAAGCTGCTTCAGCTCTGGGAATCTCCAAGGCTGGTGGGACAAAGGCATACTCTTGAGCCAGTCTTTCCGGGAGATACCAGATAGTTTACAACACGCAACCACAATTCTTTGAGAATAAGGTCTCCCATATTGGTCCCTTTAGTACCAACACCCTGCACCATTGTGGGCTGCCATCTTTGTGTCTGTGGCCGTGTCTGGGAGTTGAGGATGGTGAGCAGGTAAGTTAAAATGCAGTAGGACTTTCTTACAAAAGCTCAGCAGTTTCTTTCTTCATTAAGTATTCTCTTGGTTGTTGTAAGGTTTTGATTAGATCCCAGACTTCTGAAAGtgttgattctgacagtttttgccaGATTATTCATTGCTTTTGTGAAAGAATggagttttggaagtttctactCCACTGTATTTTGTGATGTCACTCCTATTTTTTTGAATAAgctgaatataaatatatatcgtGTTCATTGTCTTGAATCATCAAAAAAGCCgaatttgggggccggcctgatggcacagcggttaagtgcgcacattctgcttcagcagcctggggttcgctggtttggatcccgggtgcagacatggcactgcttggcaagccatgctgtggtaggcgtcccacatataaaatagagaaagatgggcatggatgttagctcagggccagtcttcctcagcaaaaagaggaggaatggcagcagttagctcagggctagtcttcctaaaaaaaaaagcctactttGTTTAGCATGTTGTGTTTAAAAGTAAGGAAAtgtacatatttacatttttaaaaacatcacatTTCTATTCAGATATTTGAGTGTATTAAGATGGAGAAAATATCTTGTCTGATGCTGGCTGGTCTAATGCTGCTTTACTCAAGTTGTTTTGGCAGATTTTGAGGAATATACTACTAAGtcgctttttctttttataataagcTCACCATTCTAAGAAATCATGAGTTTCGATCAGTGCTTAGAtcaggggatatttggcaatacATGGACATGTTTCTGGTGTCATAACTTGGAGAGGGGGTATGCTACAGGCATCTAGTGGGAGAGACCagagatgctgttaaacatcctacagtggACAGGACAGGACTCCACAACAAATAATTGTCTGGCTTAAAATATTGGTAGTACTGACTTTGAGAAACCTTGATTTAGATCTATCACATCTCCTAGATTCCCTAAATTGGCTGACATACATGTTGCTGTAAAGTTCAGAGACTAAATTTGGACCCAGCCACTTTAACTTtttgtaacttctctttctgaGATAGTGTTATGTGTGAATAGAATCATAGGGAGGTGTCAATCTAATATTGCGttattctctctttttgaaaTATCACTATATAAttgattttctttaacttttaaatttttaatgtgaTTTAGTTCTTAAATTTTGTCACACAGAGAAGACATTAATGAACCCCTATGAATTGATTACCCAGCTTTAAAAATTACCAACATTTTGACTGGCTGCTCTGAAAAGCCATCTTTGCATTGTTCCCGTACCCGGCACCCGCTTGCCGCAGCCACCTCTGCCGTGCACCTCAGCTGCCGCCGACTCCGGCAGCTTTGTCGCCAGAGTCCTCTAACTCTCGCCTTTTTAATCTGCTGCATCGGATCACCGGTGTGCCCCACCGTGTCAGACGCGGCCGTGGACACCAGCTCCGAGATCACCACCAAGGACttaaaggagaagaaggaagttgtggaggaggcagagaatgGAAGAGACGCACCTGCTAATGGGAATGCTAATGAGGAAAATGGGGAGCAGGAGGCTGACAATGAGGtagatgaagaagaggaagaaggtggggaggaagaggaggaggaaggcaatggtgaggaagaggatggagatgaagatgaggagactgaggcagctACGGGCAAACGGGCAGCTGAAGATGACGAGGACGACGATGTTGACACCAAGAAGCAGAAGACCGACGAGGATGACTAgacagcaaaaaaggaaaagttaaacttaaaaaaaaggccTCCGTGACCTATTCACCCTCCACTTCTGGTCTCAGAATCTAAACGTGGTCACCTTCGAGTAGAGAGTCCACCCGCCTGCCCACCGCAGGCAGTGCCACCTGCAGATGACACACGCTCTTCACCACCCAACCACAACCACAACGTGAATTTGCaacaggggaggaaaaaagaaccaaaacttCTAAGGccctgctttttttcttaaaagtactttaaaaaggaaaatttgtttgtattttttatttacgttttatatttttgtacatattgTTAGAGGTCAGCCATTTTTAATGATCTCGGATGACCAAACTAGCCATCAGAGTGTCCTCTCTCCTACTTCTGACTTTACTTGTGGTGTGACCATGTTCATTATaatctcaaaggagaaaaaaaaccttgtcaaaaaagcaaaaacaatgaCCAAAAAACAATCTTATTCCGAGAGCAAAgaagataagtagaaggacaacaacagagagtagcagctctccatcagaacagactaaaccatgggacgagaaacaaaggaaattgaagagaaccggaaaacaagacatataatggcagcggtaggcccccacatttcagtaatcactgtaaatgtaaatggattgaactctccaatcagaagccacagagtgggaggatggatcaaagaacaagacccaacactGAATGTTTAGCAATTGAAAGTAATGGGTTGTGAGGGATAGGTTGGATAGTAACAGAATTACAGAACCGAAGGCAGTTTCAGTAGAGGAGACAAGTTGGGGGGTTTTGGTCATTAGAATATGTGGTTAGAGCCAAGTGGAGAGGATCACTGGTGTGGAGGTTGTTAAATTGTGAAGTATGATGTTCAAGATGTCATctacaaagaaaggaaatcagcTAGATAACTGAGACAACTATGATCCAGATACAGAAATCGGGAGTGAGATTTGATAGACAACAGTGACAAGAAATAGAAGGGTCATCTAGCCAGATGGCATGTGCCTCGAAAGAAGGAAGGTTTGTATAGGTAGGTAAACTAGTGCCATTTTAATAGCTATAGCAGGGGCTAGAAGAATGCTGactctgctcccctctctcctcccaaaacacacacacacacacacacacacacacacacactctcctaaGATATACTGGCTGTGAGCAAAGGAACAGTTAACACTTGAGAAGACCTCTGGAGAAGCATGTACTTATGAAAACATTTAGTTTCATTAAGATAGGAGATAGAACGGGCTTTCTGGGAAGAATATAGCTTCAAGAGTTATATATGAGAACTTAAGGCCTAAATCAGTATTTAAATGACTGTTTCCAGACTTGACTCTTGAGAGAAATAATTCCTTCCTTTGAAAAGTAtgcaaggaaaaaattttaacaagCCAAATATATGTAAACTACTATACAAGTAGTTTTCTAGAATATACCCAATACGCCAAAACTAAGGGAGAAACGGAAAAAACTTACTCTGTTGTCAAGTACGTAGTACTGCatttaagcaatatttttaaaagtta is a genomic window of Equus asinus isolate D_3611 breed Donkey chromosome 21, EquAss-T2T_v2, whole genome shotgun sequence containing:
- the LOC123279446 gene encoding prothymosin alpha-like; amino-acid sequence: IDYPALKITNILTGCSEKPSLHCSRTRHPLAAATSAVHLSCRRLRQLCRQSPLTLAFLICCIGSPVCPTVSDAAVDTSSEITTKDLKEKKEVVEEAENGRDAPANGNANEENGEQEADNEVDEEEEEGGEEEEEEGNGEEEDGDEDEETEAATGKRAAEDDEDDDVDTKKQKTDEDD